From Bdellovibrio sp. KM01:
TCCGCGGTGATTAACCAACACCACCGTGTGACCTAATTGGCGACAAAGGATCGCCGTTCGTTGCATGTAATCAGCTTGCATGTCTCCAGAAAGGCCATGATAAAGGCTGACCACAAGATCCGTGTGACCCGGATGGTAATAACAAAAAAGTCGATCCCCATCAGGAAGATCGACTTCAAAATTAATCCCAGGATTTTCCAACTCAGGTGATTTTAGGAAATGCCCCCATAAAGTTTGTCCGTGACCGCTATCGGCCCAGAAGGGAGCTTCACATGAAATCAACTCTAGTCTTTGCAATAGTAAACTCCATTTAGCAGCACATAACCGTCAGGACGGTTGCCGCGTGGATCGTGATGGAGCCAGTGAAGCAAACCACCTTGGTTTGTCCAAAGGAACATTCCCCCCATAGCGACGCGATCACCGACTTGAACTGGAACGCGTGGGCACATATCTGAATTGTACACGGCTTGCATTGTTTTTCCATTTGAAAGTCTCACAACCCACTTTTGGTGTTGATTGCCATTCGTGTCGTCAGGCAACACTTGGATAACTTCCATGTCTGAACCTTCAACGAAATCCACGCGTCTGTGAGATTCCATCGCACTTACGATTGCAGAATCATTTCCGGATGCTTGGTAGTATGCATGTGCTTGGCTTGAAATTGCGGCAACTGACAAAAGAACTGAAAGTAAACGAGTCGTTAACTTCATTTTGATCCCCCTCTGAATCGGCAACGAAGTTATCATTTGTTAGGACAAAAACAAGACAATAAATAGGCTATTTCTTTAGGGTTTTGTTAGGGCCTGGTTCGTGACCCTAATGACAAAAAGTGAAATTTTTACTTATACTCGACATTCTCGATCGTTACGAAAACTTCCCCAGAAGGTTTGATGAGTTTCACCTCATCTCCGAGCTTCTTTCCAAGCAAAGCTCGCGCAACCGGAGACTTCCACGAAATCTTACCAGCCTTGGGATCAAACTCATCTTCACCGACGATTTGATATGTGAGCTCTTCACCATCTTCATTAACCAATGTCACCGTGGCGCTGAATAAAACCTTATCACCCTTCATCAATTTTGGATCCACGACTTCAGCATCTTCAATTCTTTTCGTCAGAAAATGCACACGACGGTCAATTTCACGCAGACGTTTTTTTCCATACTGATAATCAGCATTTTCAGAACGATCACCATTGCTCGCGGCCCACTGCACGATCTCCACAATCTTCGGACGCTCTCCATGCATGAGCGCCTGGTACTCGTCGCGGAGTTTGGCTAGACCTTCGGGGGTGATGTAGTTCTTGTTATTATCCATGGGTAACATACTAGACCATTTTCCGGTCACATTCCAAGTCTTTTGGACCATCAAATAAATCGAGAAATTTTCCGATAAATGTATGAGGAGGAAACAGATGAAAAATCAAGTGAAGAGATTAGTTGTCGCTGCGATAAGCTCGTCATCTGTTTTTGCGCTTACGTGGATCTGGTATCAGTCAACGGATAAGCAGCAAAACTCTCATACCAATGAGAAACCGCTGGCTTACGTCGGCAAAGTTGTCGATGACATCCAACGCCGGCCCGCAACACGCTTGCTGTGGCAACTAGTGAACTCCGGTGAACCACTTTACGACGGTGAAGCAATTCGTACTTCTGACCGCGGTGAAGTGCGCATTCAATTTACAGATTCAGATCGCTATTTGGATTTAGAGCCAGAATCATTGATTGTTATTAAAAAATCCCAGGGCGAAATCGCTCTTGATTTGATGGAAGGTAGTCTTTTCGTTAATGCGAAAGCCGGCAACGAAGATGGCAACGCTCCAGGACTCGTGCTAAATTCCGCGAACGGTAAAGTCGACTTGAGTCAGGCATCCGCCTCTCTATCTAAAGGCAGTGGCAACTCGGTCGATGTCCAAGTCCTTGAAGGTAAAGCGTCGGTGAAATCCAAAGACGGTAAAAGTCAGGAGATCTCAACGGGAAGTTTCGGTGCCTTGGGGGCGAGTGGTTTGCAGTTTGATAAAAACAGTGTGAAAATCACCAGCCCGAATTTGCAAAAACCTGTGGCTATGAACGCCGATGATTTGCAACCGATTCCCATTAAATGGTCAGGCTTCCCGGCAAATGCGCAAGTCTCTCTTTTCACCGGTACAAATCGTCGTGAGATGAAGGAAATGGCAAAAGCACCTGCAGGTGATTCTGTCATTATGGCGAAGCTTCCATTTGGTAAGCACTATTGGAAACTCGTGGCGAAATCCGCCGATGGCGAGTCCCTTGGCGAGAGTCCTATTTATAGAACCGAAATCCAGGCTCGCTATGCCCCGACTGTGACTTTCCCTACAGCCGACGTGGAAATTCCAGCTCACACAAATCCGTTTGATATGACTTTCAAATGGCAAAAAAGCGATGACACTCGTCAGATGACTTTACAGGTTTGGTCAGATGCTAAATTGACTCAACCGATTGCCACGAAAACATTCACGACAGAAGACAGCTATACGATGCCGGGCCTTCAAGAAGGCACGTATTACTGGCGCATGACTTCTTACTTTAACGATTCAGACAAACCCGTGCTTGGCAAAATGCAGAAATTCTCTGTGAAATTCACAGAGATGTTAAAGCAAGCTTCAGCTGAAGCTGCAGCACCAACCCCTGCTCCGAAACCAGAGGTAAAACCTTTGGCCTTCACGATGACGGAATCTCAAATGACTCAGTACTTCGTGGATGCTCCAAAAGTAAATATGTCCTGGGGTACCGAGAACATGCAAAATGTCAGCGCCTACCGCGTAAGACTGCATGATGAGACTCAAACCGCAGCAGATGTACAGCCCGTGGAAGTGAAAGAAAACAAACTGACGGCAGCAGTTCCAAAACCAGGCCGTTACATCGCATCCATTGAGGCCGTGGATAAAGACGGCCAAGTTGTGGGCTCTGGTACTTCGCAAGCCATCACTGTCACACCGATGCCAATCCTGAAAGCTCCTTTATTCATCCCGGCTGAAGGCCCATTGCAAGCCTCGATGGATGGTCGCTCTACTTTAGAGTGGAATAAAATTGACGGTGCTGCTGATTACGAACTCGTGATCAAAAAAGACGGCAAAGAATTGAAACGCACTAAATACAAAAACACGTCCACTGCCATCCGCAATCTTTTGCCGGGTGAGTATGAAGTGATGATCTCGGCCCAAGACACTTACGGGCGTGCCGGAGAAACAGGGCCAGTTCGCAAATTGATCGTGCCGGATAAATCGAACTTGAAGGCACCGACATTAAAGAAGATTAAAGTGAATTGATGTTGAAAAGACTTGCCACCCTTCTTTTACCAATGCTTCTTGTCTGCGGAGTGACCGCCAAGGCCGAGCCATATCGTCGCCTGGTGAACTTTGAGTGGGAGCAAATTGAAGGTGCAAAGTCTTATGACATCGAATTGACCCAGGTGAAAAAAGAAGGCGAAACCGGCAAGCCGAAAACCTTCAACTTCAAAACTGCAGACTCTATCTGGAATGGCCGCCTGACTCCGGGCAAATACATGATGAAATTGCGTGCGCGCGACTATCGTGGCGTTCCAGGTGAATGGTCTGAGCCAAGTGAATTCAACGTGGGTTTGGATAACGTCAACATGAAGTCCCCTGCTCCTAAGTCATCGGTAGCTTCCAATGACGAAGAAAAAACAGATGTGGAATTCAAATGGGATCCCGTGGGTGGCGCGGATCAATACGCATTCGAACTGACGTCCGATGACGGAAAAACAAAAATTTCTGAAATCGTGAAGGAGGCGAAGTTTAAGACTTCGGTTCCTGTTGCCAGTTCTTACACCTGGAAAGTCACAGCGCAAAGCTCTGAAGGTATTGCCAGTGATGCGACTTCCACTGCGCAGTTTACGGTTATGGGTAAAGCTTTGGCGGCCCCGGCGATTGTAAAACCAGAATCCATGTTCGTGCGTGAAATCAAATGGACTCGACCGGATTATATCAAAGACTACGAAGTGATTGTGGCGCGTGCGAATCCTACGACCAAAAAATGGGAAAAAGTTAAAACGTATGAAAACTATACGGAAGACTCTTTGCCGTTTGATTCCTCTTGGGAAGGTGGAAAATACCAGGTCATTTTGAAAGCCAAGTCAGATCTGCGCCCGGCTTCTCCATCCAGTAAAATTATTTTTGACGTTCGTGATGGCGATCGTTCAGCAGCCGCGGAATACACAGCATTGGTTCGACGCTCAATTGAAAAAACCAATGGCTGGTACGGTATCGCAAGCTACCTGGTCACAGATATGAAGTTCTCGGGTTCAAATCCAGAGAAAAATTCCCTAGTTGCCTATGATGCTTTCGGTGGTACGGGCCGCGTGGGTGTGGGTTGGAATGGTCGCAAATCTCCTTGGGGATTTCTGGCGATCATCGACATGAGCGGTTTCACAATCGGTGGACAAGTTCGTACCTTTGCAGCCGCAGAGGCCAACGCCGTTTACAAGCAACCCGTTGGTGATCGCGCAGAACTTCGCTATCAAGTGGGAGCTTTCTATAAAGAGCTTCCCGAAACAATTGGTGATCCATTCACTGGCTCGTCAGAAAATCAAACTATCAGCTCCGTGGGTCCTCATGGTGGTGTGGAGTATTGGTATTCACTGACGCCGAAATGGGGTATTCAATTGAATGCCCACCTTTATGCATCGGTGATGAAAGTGTCGACGCCCAATGGCCAGGACATTTCACCAACGATGTCGACTCAATTTGGAATTTTAGGCAGCTATAGATTTAGTGAGCGATTCACAGGACTGATGGGCTATGCACGCCGCGAAGACCGTATGTCCTATAAAGCCATCCCTTCGACGACGAACTTTGCGTTGGACGGTGATGTCAATGAATCCGTAGTTGTCGGTAACTATCTTAACTTCTTCGCGGAATGGAGTTTCTAATGAGAATACCCATCTCAACCAAACTCATCACAGTGACGATCCTGATTCTGGTGGCCTCCACCGGTGCGATCACACTGATTTCATCAAACTACTTCGAGAAAAAAGCCTCGGAGCAAGTCGATATCGCCAATCTGGAATCTGCTTCGGCGAAAGCCAAAGAAGTTGATAACATCATCGCATCGTTGATCGATAAAACGCGTACGAACGGTTCCCTGCTGATGAAGGGTGCAGCAGCAGCGGAAGATTTGGATTTCAATTTTACCAAAGACAAAAACTTTGTGGCTTTGGAAGTCTTAAAATTAAATGGCTCTTCAGTGGAGTCCGTGGCTCGAAAAGTGAAAGAAGATGTGCTTAAGCCTTATCTGTTGGGTGAGTCTTATTTCGTTAACTTGCGTGCTTGGCAGCAGTTTCCGGTGCGTAACTTGGCTGAAGGCAGCATCGAAATCAAAAATGCCTCTTATCCAAAAGCTCCTGCGATGATCACAATCGGTATCCCGTTAGTGAAAGATGCTCAGGGGAAAATCACTCATGTGGTTTTGGCTGACGTCATGATGGCTCCATTGCAAAAACCCTTCACGGATCTTTCCGAGCGCACTCAATATCTGATTGATGGCCAAGGTGAGGTTCTTGCTCATAAAGACGAACAAAAAGCGATCTCTCGTTTAAGCATGAAAGCCTACCCGTTCGTGACAAAAGCGATGAACACCAAGTCGCCGCAATATCAAACAAAGTTCGTGGACCCTGAAACTCAGTCTAACTTCTTTGGTGCGTCCGTTAAGACTTCCTATGGTCCAATGGTAATTTCACAAACATCCGAGGCTGCGATCCTGGAAGTATCGAATGAAGTAAAACGCCGAGCGATCTTTGTGGCGGGTTCCGCGATCTCGCTGGCGATTTTCTTTATCTTCCTGTTCTCTATGACCCTGACCTCCCCGATTGAAAAATTGGCAGGTTTGATCAACATGGTTTCCAGAGGTAATTTCGACGTAAAAGCCCGCGAACATGTGAAATCCCACGATGAGGTGGGCGACTTGGCTTCCGCATTCGACCACATGACTGAGGGTCTTAAAGAACGTGACAAGGTGAAAAGCTTGTTCTCGAAGTTCCACGGCTCGGCGGTAACTGAGGACTTGATCGGTAAAGACATCGGTGTCGGCGGTCAAAGTAAAAACGTGGTGGTCTTTTTCTCGGATATCCGTGGCTTCACAGCTTTCTCTGAAAAACGATCTCCTGAAGAAGTCGTGGAAATGCTGAATGAATACTTTGGTGTGATGGTAGGAATCATCAATGCCCACGGCGGAGTTGTCGATAAATTTATCGGGGATGCGATTATGGCCGTTTGGGGGGCTCCTAAAACAGGTCCAAAAGATGCATTCAATGCAGTTCGTGCCTGCCTGGAAATGCGCCGGGGCTTGGACAAATTAAATGAAACCCGCATTGCCCGCGGCCAGCCTCCGATCAATATCGGTATGGGCTTGCATGCAGGCCCTGCGATCTCCGGAACGATCGGTTCTGACGAGCGCATGGAATATACAGTTATCGGTAATACCGTGAACACCGCTTCCCGTATCGAAGCTTCAACGAAAGCCTTTGGTGCTGACTTGCTGGTCACTGACTCGGTTATCGACCAAGTGGGCGATGCGTTTAAAACCGAGCTTGCGGGAGCCGCCGAAGTCAAAGGCCGCTCTGAGGCGATCAAGATGTATAAAGTCCGTGCCTACAAGGCGGGAGACAAATACGTCGAGGTCAAAACGCCGTATTCCGATTACGAAGCCGAATCTGCTGATAAAGTGAAAGTCAAAGCGTCTTAAGCTTTGATATTTTCTCACGCGGCCCTGTTTAGAAACTTGTCCACCTTCAACCGAAGGTGAGACAAGGTCAAGGGCTTCACCAATAGGTCATCGACACCTTTGCGAAATGCTGCCTCGACGTTATCAAGGTCCGCTGCTCCGGTAATCATAATTACATACATTCCAGAAGTATTTGCACGGGACCTTAGAGATTCAATTAAAATAAGACCATTTTCACGAGGCATACGCAGATCCACAAAAACCAATTGAAACGGTTCACCGATTTTGCAGGCATTCTCGATTTTATATTCTGCCAGACGACCATCCTCGGCCTCTTGAATTTCATAAAAACCCAAAGTTTTAAGCGCCTGGCGCAAAACCAAACGATCCGCTTGATTGTCATCAACGATAAGTACTGGAGTATCGTAACTTTTACGCAATATTGGCATATCCATATCTTTCAAGAGCCGTCACAAGCTCTTCTCTACTTTTATTATAACAGCGTTCCAGATTTACCAGTGCCTTCACTCGTTCTTTGTCTGTCCACTCAAGATACATCTTTTCAATTGATTCACAGACATCCGCCATATGAACCAATCCTAAGGTGCGACATGACGATTTCAACTTATGCGCACGCTCCACGATATCTTGAAATTTTGCTTTCTTTTCTAAATCTTTCATTTCGACAATTTCTTTTAGCGCCGAATCAAAAAATAAATCTGCAAGGTCATGAATCAAGCCCACTTCTCCGTCATGAAGCCTCCTTAGCTCATCCAGTGCACTTGTCTGCACCCAATTGCACTGCCCAGAAGAACCCACCCGATCATGTACACGGATGAGGTTTTCAATTTTACTGAAAAGATCCTGATATGATAGTGGTTTAATACAGCAGTCATCCATGCCCGCTTCTAGGGCTTTTTCATACTCCCCCTTAATCGCATTGGCAGTCGTCGAAATGATTGGAATGTTATAGTAACCTTTCCCACTATGACGAATCTTACGGGTCGCCTCATAACCGTCCAGTACGGGCATATGACCATCCATCAAAATGATGTCAGCGTTGTTGCTCTCCAGAAATTCAATGGCTTCTTGGCCATTATTTACAATAGAGTAATCATGTCCCATTTTTTTAAGCATACCTTCGACGACTTTTTGATTGATCAAATTGTCTTCGACCACCAGAACATGGGCATGCCGCAATGATTTCAAATTCGGCACCTCGGGCAAAGCTCCCACCTCATCAAGGGCAAGATTTCCCACCGGCAGAGTCAAATCAATAGTAAATCGCGACCCCACACCGGGAGTACCTTCCGCAAAAATTTTTCCATTCATCATCTCCACAAGCTGTTTGGAAATTGAAAGTCCCAAGCCGGTTCCGCCAAACTTTCGAGTCGTCGAAACATCCCCTTGAGAAAATGACGTAAACAATTTCGCGAGCGTCACCTCGTCAAGACCAATCCCTTGGTCCTCCACTTCAAACCTCAAAGTTTGAGTGCCCTCATTCGAAATACCCAAGGAGGACACCGATAACGTAATCTCTCCTTTATGCGAAAACTTAAAAGCATTTCCGACCAGATTAATCAAAACCTGGCGCAACCTCAGAGCATCTCCAATAAAATTAGATCCGACCTGGGGATCGATAATAATACGCAATGGAATACCTTTGTGCCGTGAAGTGTATTCGAATATGCCCCGTAAAGAATGAATCAGCTTGGGAAGCGAAAAGTGAGAAGACTCTAACTCGAGCTTGCCCGACTCAATTTTTGAAATGTCTAAAATATCATTCACCAAAGCCAACAAAGCCCGCGCTGAATCTTGCATGGTCGAGAGGTACTGCTGCTGGTCTTTGTCCAATGTCGTCTGCTCCAAAATTTCCGCCATACCTAAAATCCCATTCATGGGAGTACGAATTTCGTGGCTCATTTTAGCTAAAAATGCAGTCTTATAGCCTGAGGCTTTTTGCAAATCAGATTCCACTTGAATACGGCGTCTAATTTCCAGTCCCATTAAAATAAAAGCAGTACAGATCAAGATAGTGCTAAACAGAAGTCCGTAAATAATGGCCTGTTGAAGAAAGGCTCCTTTGCGTTCAACCAGTTCCCTATATTGCTGGAGCACCTTGCCTTCAGCGGCATCCATTCTTTCGATTTGGGCCCGAATCTGCATCATCAGATCATGGCTCTCACCGGAAGCAAATCGCGCAATAACTTGAGCTTTGCGTCCCAATCGATAGGCTTCCACAGTTTCACTCATATAGATTCCATGTTGACTGATGAGGTCTGCGAACACCTGGAAACTTTCTCTTTGAATCTCGTCCTGTTCTGTTAACCTTTGCAAGCGACCTATCAAGACGGGCATTTCCGCGCGTGCTTTTTCAAAAGGAGCTAAAAAGCGAACATCACCCGTTAGCAAGTATCCTCTTTGTCCCGTATCGGAGCTGACGACATTTTCTAGGATCGCCTTGAGGGCATGCAGGACCTCTGTGCTGTGGTCTCTGCGTTCAGAGACTCGCTTATACTCTTGGGTGGCATGAATAGACAAAAACGCCAAACCTACCAGAATGGCAACGGCCAGAGGCATTCCAACTAGCACAAGACGGCGACGAAATTTCTCTTTAAAGCTCATCCTCTAATAAATAAAGAGAATCAATGCACTCCGCAATAGCAACCCCTGCGCCCCGACTTCTTCTTTACCCGTAAGGGTTACAACCGAGGGTAGATCTTAGATTCCTCATATTAAATTATAAAATACTTTGAATTCTGTGCCTTGATAAAATAAAAACGGCGACCTCAAAGTCGCCGTTTTTGTTTCTAAAGTTGCTTTAGGATTTCTTCGACAGTCTCTTTCACTTCAACTTTATCGTGTGTTTCCAGACTGAAACGGATCACAGTGTATGATTCCTTCCCTGCCCCTTCATCGCGTTCATGCTGTGACATCCAGTGGATGTGATCGGCATTGATATACAAAACCTCATGGGCCTTAGTCACTTTAACGAACTTCATACTTCCCCCAATTCATTTAAACTATGAAATAAGAGTAGCATCCCGCCGTGTGCTCCCGCAACACGGCAAGAAAATAAAAAAGGCTGCATCCTTACGAATGCAGCCTTGGAGGGTCTGAATCTTTGAAGCGACTCTTACAGAGTTGTTTCAAGTTTCAAGATTTGTTCAATCGTCAAGCCAACTTTCGCTTCGCCGCCGAAAACAGTTCCTGTTTTCTTTTTCGTCAAATGCTCTTTCGCTGTTTTATAAGCATTTGCTGGAAGAGGGATGTACTGAACTTGCTTAGCCATTTCAGCAGCTTTGTCCAAATAGAATTCCACGTATTGTTTCACTTCCGGTTTTTTCATCGCTTCTTGAGAAACGTAGATGAAGATAGGACGAGATAGTGGGTTGTATTGACCCGAAATCACAGTTTTTTCATCTGGAAGAACCGCTTTGTTTTTCATTGGAGATTTAGGACCGCCCACAACGCCCAACAATTTCAATTTGTCTTTGTTAGTTACGTAGTATGAGTACGGAAGGTAACCCAAGCCACCTTTGTTACCGCTAACACCTGTTACACGCGTGTTGTGATCAACAGACGCTGTGTAGTCACCGCGAGAAGATTTAGCTTTCTCCATGATCGCTTCAGTGAAGTAGTCAAAAGTACCATTGTCAGTGGAAGCACCGAAAAGAGTCAGTTTTTCCTCAGGCCATTTTGCATTCACTTGCTTCCAAGTCATGATTTTGCCTTGAGCTGCTGGCTCCCACATTTTTTTCAATTCTTCAGTCGTGATTTCATTCACCCAGTTGTTTTTTGGGTTTACTACGATGGCGATCGCGTCGAAAGCGACTGGCAACTCAAAGTAAGTCACTTTAGCAGCACGGCACGCAGCCATTTCTTCTTTAGTGATAGGACGTGATGCATTTTGAATATCTGTTTCAGCACGGCAGAATTTTTTGAAACCGCCACCCGTACCAGACACGCCAACAGTAACTTTAGTAGCACCTTTAGAAACTGTTTGGAATTCCTCAGAAACAGCTT
This genomic window contains:
- a CDS encoding adenylate/guanylate cyclase domain-containing protein, with amino-acid sequence MRIPISTKLITVTILILVASTGAITLISSNYFEKKASEQVDIANLESASAKAKEVDNIIASLIDKTRTNGSLLMKGAAAAEDLDFNFTKDKNFVALEVLKLNGSSVESVARKVKEDVLKPYLLGESYFVNLRAWQQFPVRNLAEGSIEIKNASYPKAPAMITIGIPLVKDAQGKITHVVLADVMMAPLQKPFTDLSERTQYLIDGQGEVLAHKDEQKAISRLSMKAYPFVTKAMNTKSPQYQTKFVDPETQSNFFGASVKTSYGPMVISQTSEAAILEVSNEVKRRAIFVAGSAISLAIFFIFLFSMTLTSPIEKLAGLINMVSRGNFDVKAREHVKSHDEVGDLASAFDHMTEGLKERDKVKSLFSKFHGSAVTEDLIGKDIGVGGQSKNVVVFFSDIRGFTAFSEKRSPEEVVEMLNEYFGVMVGIINAHGGVVDKFIGDAIMAVWGAPKTGPKDAFNAVRACLEMRRGLDKLNETRIARGQPPINIGMGLHAGPAISGTIGSDERMEYTVIGNTVNTASRIEASTKAFGADLLVTDSVIDQVGDAFKTELAGAAEVKGRSEAIKMYKVRAYKAGDKYVEVKTPYSDYEAESADKVKVKAS
- a CDS encoding response regulator, with amino-acid sequence MPILRKSYDTPVLIVDDNQADRLVLRQALKTLGFYEIQEAEDGRLAEYKIENACKIGEPFQLVFVDLRMPRENGLILIESLRSRANTSGMYVIMITGAADLDNVEAAFRKGVDDLLVKPLTLSHLRLKVDKFLNRAA
- a CDS encoding FecR domain-containing protein encodes the protein MKNQVKRLVVAAISSSSVFALTWIWYQSTDKQQNSHTNEKPLAYVGKVVDDIQRRPATRLLWQLVNSGEPLYDGEAIRTSDRGEVRIQFTDSDRYLDLEPESLIVIKKSQGEIALDLMEGSLFVNAKAGNEDGNAPGLVLNSANGKVDLSQASASLSKGSGNSVDVQVLEGKASVKSKDGKSQEISTGSFGALGASGLQFDKNSVKITSPNLQKPVAMNADDLQPIPIKWSGFPANAQVSLFTGTNRREMKEMAKAPAGDSVIMAKLPFGKHYWKLVAKSADGESLGESPIYRTEIQARYAPTVTFPTADVEIPAHTNPFDMTFKWQKSDDTRQMTLQVWSDAKLTQPIATKTFTTEDSYTMPGLQEGTYYWRMTSYFNDSDKPVLGKMQKFSVKFTEMLKQASAEAAAPTPAPKPEVKPLAFTMTESQMTQYFVDAPKVNMSWGTENMQNVSAYRVRLHDETQTAADVQPVEVKENKLTAAVPKPGRYIASIEAVDKDGQVVGSGTSQAITVTPMPILKAPLFIPAEGPLQASMDGRSTLEWNKIDGAADYELVIKKDGKELKRTKYKNTSTAIRNLLPGEYEVMISAQDTYGRAGETGPVRKLIVPDKSNLKAPTLKKIKVN
- a CDS encoding ATP-binding protein — encoded protein: MSFKEKFRRRLVLVGMPLAVAILVGLAFLSIHATQEYKRVSERRDHSTEVLHALKAILENVVSSDTGQRGYLLTGDVRFLAPFEKARAEMPVLIGRLQRLTEQDEIQRESFQVFADLISQHGIYMSETVEAYRLGRKAQVIARFASGESHDLMMQIRAQIERMDAAEGKVLQQYRELVERKGAFLQQAIIYGLLFSTILICTAFILMGLEIRRRIQVESDLQKASGYKTAFLAKMSHEIRTPMNGILGMAEILEQTTLDKDQQQYLSTMQDSARALLALVNDILDISKIESGKLELESSHFSLPKLIHSLRGIFEYTSRHKGIPLRIIIDPQVGSNFIGDALRLRQVLINLVGNAFKFSHKGEITLSVSSLGISNEGTQTLRFEVEDQGIGLDEVTLAKLFTSFSQGDVSTTRKFGGTGLGLSISKQLVEMMNGKIFAEGTPGVGSRFTIDLTLPVGNLALDEVGALPEVPNLKSLRHAHVLVVEDNLINQKVVEGMLKKMGHDYSIVNNGQEAIEFLESNNADIILMDGHMPVLDGYEATRKIRHSGKGYYNIPIISTTANAIKGEYEKALEAGMDDCCIKPLSYQDLFSKIENLIRVHDRVGSSGQCNWVQTSALDELRRLHDGEVGLIHDLADLFFDSALKEIVEMKDLEKKAKFQDIVERAHKLKSSCRTLGLVHMADVCESIEKMYLEWTDKERVKALVNLERCYNKSREELVTALERYGYANIA
- the greB gene encoding transcription elongation factor GreB; this encodes MDNNKNYITPEGLAKLRDEYQALMHGERPKIVEIVQWAASNGDRSENADYQYGKKRLREIDRRVHFLTKRIEDAEVVDPKLMKGDKVLFSATVTLVNEDGEELTYQIVGEDEFDPKAGKISWKSPVARALLGKKLGDEVKLIKPSGEVFVTIENVEYK
- a CDS encoding PstS family phosphate ABC transporter substrate-binding protein, which encodes MKFLIMSALVLSAFAAKAESLVKIDGSSTVFPITEAVSEEFQTVSKGATKVTVGVSGTGGGFKKFCRAETDIQNASRPITKEEMAACRAAKVTYFELPVAFDAIAIVVNPKNNWVNEITTEELKKMWEPAAQGKIMTWKQVNAKWPEEKLTLFGASTDNGTFDYFTEAIMEKAKSSRGDYTASVDHNTRVTGVSGNKGGLGYLPYSYYVTNKDKLKLLGVVGGPKSPMKNKAVLPDEKTVISGQYNPLSRPIFIYVSQEAMKKPEVKQYVEFYLDKAAEMAKQVQYIPLPANAYKTAKEHLTKKKTGTVFGGEAKVGLTIEQILKLETTL
- a CDS encoding DUF3465 domain-containing protein, with amino-acid sequence MKLTTRLLSVLLSVAAISSQAHAYYQASGNDSAIVSAMESHRRVDFVEGSDMEVIQVLPDDTNGNQHQKWVVRLSNGKTMQAVYNSDMCPRVPVQVGDRVAMGGMFLWTNQGGLLHWLHHDPRGNRPDGYVLLNGVYYCKD